The Cellulomonas flavigena DSM 20109 DNA segment GCGCCTGGAGATCGGCCGCCGCGGCGGGCTGATCGACGAGGACGCGTGGTCGTTCGTGTGGGTGGTCGACGCTCCGCTGTTCAAGCCCACCGGCGAGGACGACGACGTGGCGGTCGGCGCCGGCGCCTGGACGGCCGTGCACCACGCGTTCACGTCGCCCACGCCGGAGTGGGTCGACCGCTTCGAGGAGGACCCGGGCGCTGCGCTCGCGTACGCCTACGACATCGTCTGCAACGGCAACGAGATCGGTGGTGGCTCGATCCGTATCCACCGTCGCGACGTGCAGCAGCGGGTCTTCCAGGTCATGGGCATCGGCGAGGCCGAGGCGCAGGAGAAGTTCGGCTTCCTGCTCGACGCCTTCCAGTTCGGCGCGCCGCCGCACGGCGGCATCGCGTTCGGCTGGGACCGCATCGTCACGCTGCTCACGCGCTCGGACTCCATCCGCGAGGTCATCGCCTTCCCGAAGTCCGGCGGCGGCTACGACCCGCTCACCGGCGCGCCGGCGCCGATCTCCGTGGAGCAGCGCCGCGAGACCGGCGTCGACGCGAAGCCGAAGGCCGCGGCCTCCGTCCCGGCCTGACACGCGCGTGGCGGGCCTGCTCGGGCTGCTCCCGGCAGCCCTCACCACGCGCCGGTACGTCATGGACGGCCGCGACCGCTGGGCGGACGCGGCCGTCCTGGCCACCGGGGACGCGTCGGCGGTCCTCACGACCCCGATGCCGGGCGGCTCCCTGGTCTGGGCGCTCGGACGCCCCGACGAGCTCGAGGTGCTGCTGCCGGGCGCGCTCGTCGCGCACGGTCCGGGCGTGCGCTGGGCCACCGTTCCCCGCGCCGTCCGCGTCCCGGAGCCGGTGCTCGAGGCCGCCGGGCTCGCGCACCTCACGAGCTGGGACCGGCTCTCGGCCGACGTCGCCCCCGTGGCCCAGCCGGGGGAGGACGTCGTCGCACCGCTCGACCTCGTCGTCGCCGAGCAGGACGTTCTCGCGTGCCTCGTGGCGGCGAACCCCGCGTCGCGCGCGCGGCCCGGCGCGCCGGACGACCTGGGCTGGTGGGGCGTGCGCGACGGCGCGCGGCTCGTCGGCGTCGTCGGCACGGCCGCGCGCCCCGACGGTGCGGTCTTCC contains these protein-coding regions:
- a CDS encoding GNAT family N-acetyltransferase, which gives rise to MAGLLGLLPAALTTRRYVMDGRDRWADAAVLATGDASAVLTTPMPGGSLVWALGRPDELEVLLPGALVAHGPGVRWATVPRAVRVPEPVLEAAGLAHLTSWDRLSADVAPVAQPGEDVVAPLDLVVAEQDVLACLVAANPASRARPGAPDDLGWWGVRDGARLVGVVGTAARPDGAVFLHGLGVVASHRGRGLGRALTAAVTRRALNDGAPWVSLHMYADNVPARRLYDALGFRVDVENAGYGPPGLPPPG